The Coffea arabica cultivar ET-39 chromosome 8e, Coffea Arabica ET-39 HiFi, whole genome shotgun sequence genome window below encodes:
- the LOC140013071 gene encoding large ribosomal subunit protein uL30w-like, which yields MAEEQAKVVPESVLKKQKRNEEWALAKKQELDAAKKKNLANRKLIYNRAKQYAKEYEEQQKELIKLKREARLKGGFYVNPEAKLLFIVRIRGINAMHPRTKKILQLLRLRQIFNGVFLKVNKATLNMLHRVEPYVAYGYPNLKTLKELIYKRGYGKANKQRIALTDNSIIEQTLGKHGIICIEDLVHEIMTVGPHFKEANNFLWPFKLKAPLGGLKKKRNHYVEGGDAGNREVIINELIRRMN from the exons ATGGCTGAAGAACAAGCAAAGGTGGTCCCAGAGTCAGTTCTGAAGAAGCAGAAGAGAAATGAAGAATGGGCCTTGGCCAAGAAGCAGGAACTTGATGCTGCTAAGAAGAAGAATCTTGCTAATCGCAAGCTCATCTACAACAGAGCAAAGCAATATGCTAAGGAGTACGAGGAGCAG CAAAAGGAGCTCATCAAATTGAAGCGTGAGGCAAGGTTGAAAGGAGGTTTCTATGTCAACCCAGAAGCTAAGCTGCTCTTTATTGTGCGCATCCGAGG TATCAATGCCATGCATCCAAGGACCAAGAAGATATTGCAGCTTTTACGTCTAAGACAG ATATTCAATGGTGTATTCTTAAAGGTTAACAAGGCAACACTCAACATGCTTCACCGAGTTGAGCCATATGTGGCATATGG GTACCCCAATTTGAAGACTCTTAAGGAACTGATTTACAAGAGGGGTTACGGGAAGGCAAACAAGCAGAGGATCGCATTGACTGACAACTCAATCATTGAACAG ACTCTGGGCAAGCATGGTATTATCTGCATTGAAGACCTTGTTCATGAGATCATGACAGTTGGACCTCATTTCAAGGAGGCTAACAATTTCCTCTGGCCATTCAAGCTTAAGGCTCCTCTTGGTGgcttgaagaagaagagaaatcaCTATGTTGAGGGAGGAGATGCTGGAAACCGTGAAGTAATTATCAATGAACTTATCAGGAGAATGAACTAG